A DNA window from Xanthomonas campestris pv. campestris str. ATCC 33913 contains the following coding sequences:
- a CDS encoding TonB-dependent receptor, with translation MRIKVLVPAMLAAAFANDARAESGDSAVTMGSVDVRQGGRGQLAANRVLTSVDVLGGDQVENKNVMNSWELLGQMPGIQLTETRQGTESGKATFRAFNGEGYINGIKILIDGVPSNVNSGNQRFIDMVFPLEIDYIEVVRGTNDPRYGLHNIGGNINFGTRQGGNYTDGRLTYGSFDTREAQLAVGREADGFAQNYFVGVQDSNGYRDHDTSQKYSLGGKWFVGSDADTAKLGLVARVYHHEADEPGFMTAEELATDRTASAAKNANDGADRDMRHLGVHLDLRLSDTLHFNNKLYYNSYEETRRVTFTSFPTGNAPRQQREWDEKQTGMLSTITWRQSELLTLEGGANVEHQDNGYRRLRFAYSVPTDFNAPPARAQNDDRYTLENVGAYVQAVLTPTAALKIVPAFRVDRFSGDTRLPGGVTAPLQHTGWIEQPKLSVVYSFNPGLHVYANWGKTFQVLTGSTAPAYLTAGQETFRPSINTGQEVGIKFTPAAGTEARLAVWQQDATDEVANMPATGTTVGLGETRRRGVDLQVSSHLGEHWVLWASHAYQEAKVISAFTTAGDALAGNEVIATPRYISNIGADYRPNAQWTFGVQGRMQGDYYIEERNTQGKFGGFALVDMSARYQLSERISLDLQVRNLFGREYAYTWYDNFFWGGNDQPMFSPAPGRTAFLSFNVKL, from the coding sequence ATGAGAATCAAGGTGTTGGTGCCCGCCATGCTGGCGGCGGCGTTTGCAAACGATGCGCGCGCCGAGTCAGGCGACTCGGCGGTCACGATGGGCAGTGTGGATGTGCGGCAGGGCGGGCGCGGCCAGCTCGCCGCCAATCGGGTCCTGACCTCGGTGGATGTGCTGGGCGGCGACCAGGTCGAAAACAAGAACGTCATGAACAGCTGGGAGCTGCTCGGGCAAATGCCGGGCATCCAGCTGACCGAAACGCGCCAGGGCACCGAATCCGGCAAGGCCACGTTCCGCGCCTTCAACGGCGAGGGCTACATCAACGGCATCAAGATCCTGATCGACGGCGTGCCCAGCAACGTCAACAGCGGCAATCAACGCTTCATCGACATGGTGTTCCCGCTGGAGATCGACTACATCGAAGTGGTGCGCGGCACCAACGATCCGCGTTACGGGCTGCACAACATTGGCGGCAACATCAATTTCGGCACCCGCCAGGGTGGCAACTACACCGACGGCCGGCTGACCTATGGCAGCTTCGACACCCGCGAGGCGCAGCTGGCCGTCGGCCGTGAGGCAGACGGGTTTGCACAGAATTACTTCGTCGGCGTGCAGGACTCCAATGGCTACCGCGACCACGACACCTCGCAGAAGTATTCGCTGGGCGGCAAATGGTTTGTCGGCAGCGACGCGGATACCGCAAAGCTCGGCCTGGTCGCGCGCGTCTATCACCATGAAGCCGACGAACCCGGGTTCATGACCGCCGAAGAACTGGCCACCGATCGCACCGCCTCGGCAGCCAAGAACGCCAACGATGGTGCGGACCGCGACATGCGCCATCTCGGCGTGCATCTGGACCTGCGGCTCAGCGACACCCTGCACTTCAACAACAAGCTGTACTACAACAGCTACGAAGAAACCCGGCGCGTGACGTTCACCAGTTTCCCCACCGGCAATGCCCCGCGGCAACAACGCGAATGGGACGAAAAGCAGACCGGCATGCTGAGCACCATCACCTGGCGGCAGAGCGAGCTGCTGACCCTGGAGGGTGGGGCGAATGTCGAGCACCAAGACAATGGCTACCGCCGCCTGCGCTTCGCCTATAGCGTGCCGACCGACTTCAACGCCCCACCGGCACGCGCGCAGAACGACGACCGCTACACGCTGGAGAACGTCGGCGCCTACGTGCAGGCCGTGCTGACGCCCACCGCGGCGCTGAAGATCGTGCCGGCATTTCGGGTGGACCGCTTCAGCGGCGACACGCGCCTTCCCGGTGGCGTGACCGCACCGTTGCAGCACACCGGATGGATCGAGCAACCCAAGCTCAGCGTGGTGTATTCGTTTAACCCGGGCCTGCATGTCTATGCCAACTGGGGCAAGACCTTCCAGGTGCTCACCGGCTCGACCGCGCCTGCGTATCTCACCGCCGGCCAGGAGACGTTTCGCCCATCGATCAACACCGGGCAGGAAGTGGGCATCAAGTTCACCCCCGCCGCCGGCACCGAGGCGCGGCTGGCCGTCTGGCAACAGGATGCGACCGACGAAGTGGCCAACATGCCGGCCACAGGCACCACGGTGGGCTTGGGCGAAACCCGCCGGCGGGGCGTCGACCTGCAGGTGTCCTCGCACCTGGGCGAGCACTGGGTGCTGTGGGCATCGCATGCGTATCAAGAGGCCAAGGTCATCAGCGCCTTCACCACTGCCGGCGATGCGCTGGCCGGCAATGAAGTCATCGCCACGCCGCGTTACATCAGCAACATCGGCGCGGACTACCGCCCGAACGCGCAGTGGACCTTCGGCGTGCAAGGCCGGATGCAGGGCGATTACTACATCGAAGAGCGCAACACACAAGGCAAGTTCGGCGGCTTTGCGTTGGTGGACATGAGCGCACGCTACCAGCTGTCCGAACGGATCAGCCTCGATCTGCAGGTGAGGAACCTGTTCGGCCGGGAATATGCCTACACCTGGTACGACAACTTTTTCTGGGGCGGCAACGATCAACCGATGTTCTCGCCGGCACCGGGACGCACCGCGTTCCTGTCGTTCAACGTCAAGCTGTGA
- a CDS encoding methyl-accepting chemotaxis protein: MSFFSNLRIGQRLALGFLALIVLMVMLTVVGIQRVRAIDQRLTQINDVNSVKQRYAINFRGSVHDRAIALRDVVLMNTTADRQAAEHAIDKLAADYARSAQPLDALLATSSDQKEKDILQSIKAIEQRSMPLIAQVRSLRDAGDRLHAEEDLLKQARPAFIDWLASINAFIDLQEAKNREAAEEAVATARGFAMLMVVSTIVALLLGAAIALLLTRSVVLPLRQALGLAERISAGDLSSRDVAAGADESGQLLRAMQQMQARLQAVISAQREMAARHDAGAISYRTDAERFPGDYGHMVQDTNALVDAHVRTQLRMTEVMGRYAVGDLAQDIEQYPGEKAAITATMSQAKQNLHAINAQIQELTEAACAGNFSRRGQADRFEHAFARMVDNLNTMMSTSDTTLSRFSSLLRAIAQGDLTVRMHGNFQGVFALMRDDANSTVARLTEIVAGIQESSNNIGFAAEDITAGNQALASRSAQQAANLEETAASMEELTSTVKQNADNARRANALALGAATVASEGRDVVSQVVETMSGIEVSSRRIADIVSVIDGIAFQTNILALNAAVEAARAGEQGRGFAVVASEVRTLSHRSSDAAKEIKILIAHSVQQVADGAVLVHKAGATMGGIVDSVQHVTDIMGQIAAASQEQASGIEQVNQTITQMDETTQQNVALVEAANAAARSLEQQSAQLVQAVDVFKVAALH; encoded by the coding sequence ATGTCCTTCTTCTCAAACCTGCGGATCGGCCAGCGCCTCGCGCTCGGCTTTCTGGCGTTGATCGTCCTGATGGTGATGCTCACGGTGGTGGGCATCCAGCGCGTACGCGCGATTGACCAACGGCTGACGCAAATCAATGACGTCAACAGCGTCAAGCAACGCTACGCGATCAACTTCCGCGGCAGTGTGCACGACCGTGCCATCGCCCTGCGCGACGTGGTGCTGATGAACACCACCGCAGACCGCCAGGCTGCCGAGCATGCCATCGACAAGCTCGCCGCCGACTACGCCCGCTCGGCGCAGCCGCTGGATGCATTGCTGGCCACCTCGTCGGACCAGAAAGAGAAGGACATCCTGCAGTCGATCAAGGCGATCGAGCAGCGCTCCATGCCGCTGATCGCGCAGGTACGCTCGCTGCGCGATGCGGGCGACCGCCTGCATGCGGAAGAAGACCTGTTGAAGCAGGCGCGCCCGGCCTTCATCGACTGGCTTGCCAGCATCAATGCCTTCATCGACCTGCAGGAGGCCAAGAACCGTGAGGCGGCCGAAGAAGCCGTCGCCACTGCGCGCGGCTTCGCCATGCTCATGGTGGTGTCCACCATCGTTGCCCTGCTGCTGGGCGCGGCCATTGCCTTGCTGCTGACGCGCAGCGTGGTGCTGCCATTACGTCAGGCGCTTGGGCTCGCCGAGCGCATCAGCGCGGGCGATCTGAGCAGCCGCGATGTGGCGGCAGGCGCGGACGAATCCGGCCAGTTGCTGCGTGCGATGCAACAGATGCAGGCGCGCCTGCAGGCCGTGATTTCCGCCCAGCGCGAAATGGCCGCGCGCCACGACGCGGGCGCGATCAGTTATCGCACCGATGCGGAGCGGTTTCCCGGCGACTACGGGCACATGGTGCAGGACACCAATGCGCTGGTCGATGCGCATGTGCGCACGCAGCTGCGCATGACCGAGGTCATGGGGCGCTACGCGGTTGGTGATCTTGCGCAAGACATCGAGCAGTATCCCGGCGAGAAGGCTGCCATTACCGCCACGATGTCGCAGGCCAAGCAGAACCTGCACGCAATCAATGCGCAGATCCAGGAACTCACCGAGGCCGCTTGCGCGGGCAACTTCAGCCGCCGCGGTCAGGCCGACCGATTCGAGCATGCATTTGCGCGCATGGTGGACAACCTCAACACCATGATGTCGACCTCCGACACCACCCTGTCCAGGTTCTCGTCACTGCTGCGCGCCATTGCCCAGGGTGACCTGACGGTTCGCATGCATGGCAACTTCCAGGGCGTGTTCGCCCTGATGCGCGACGATGCCAACAGCACCGTGGCGCGGCTCACCGAAATCGTTGCCGGCATCCAGGAGAGTTCCAACAACATCGGTTTCGCCGCCGAGGACATCACCGCCGGCAATCAGGCGCTGGCCAGCCGCAGCGCGCAGCAGGCCGCCAACCTCGAAGAGACCGCAGCATCGATGGAAGAGCTGACCTCCACCGTCAAGCAGAACGCCGACAATGCCCGCCGTGCCAATGCGCTTGCGCTGGGCGCGGCCACCGTGGCGTCGGAAGGCCGCGATGTGGTCAGCCAGGTGGTGGAGACGATGTCGGGTATTGAAGTCTCATCCAGGCGGATCGCAGACATCGTGTCTGTCATCGATGGGATTGCGTTCCAGACCAACATCCTGGCCTTGAATGCCGCCGTGGAAGCCGCACGCGCCGGCGAGCAAGGCCGTGGTTTCGCGGTGGTGGCATCGGAGGTGCGCACGCTCTCGCACCGGTCGTCGGATGCAGCGAAGGAAATCAAGATCCTGATCGCGCATTCGGTCCAGCAAGTGGCGGACGGTGCGGTGCTGGTGCACAAGGCAGGCGCCACGATGGGCGGCATCGTGGATAGCGTGCAGCATGTCACCGACATCATGGGCCAGATCGCCGCAGCGTCGCAGGAACAGGCCAGCGGCATCGAGCAAGTGAACCAGACCATCACCCAGATGGACGAGACCACGCAACAGAACGTCGCCCTGGTGGAAGCCGCCAACGCCGCCGCGCGTTCGCTGGAGCAGCAGTCCGCGCAGCTGGTGCAGGCGGTTGACGTGTTCAAGGTTGCCGCGCTGCACTGA
- a CDS encoding IS5 family transposase (programmed frameshift), whose product MRQKTYPSDMSREQFEHVLPILEQARKRTKPRRVDMYEVWCAVLYVLRTGCQWQALPSDFPKWRTVHSYFAKWSECDDEGVSLLEQALKKSQVGVARARQERNACSRFLIVDAQSVKNTDTAGQKGYDAGKKVSGIKRHIAVDTQGLPHAIAVTTAEVTDRKGALQALERCQSNLTHVQTLLCDSGYTGVRFADGVREILGEQLTVQIAKRSELHTFKVMPKRWIVERSFAWLEKNRRLWKNCERKLNTSLQFIHLAFLALLLRRS is encoded by the exons ATGCGCCAAAAGACCTATCCAAGTGACATGAGCCGGGAGCAGTTCGAACACGTGCTGCCGATCCTGGAACAAGCGCGTAAGCGCACCAAGCCACGCCGTGTGGATATGTATGAGGTGTGGTGCGCAGTGTTGTACGTGCTGCGAACCGGTTGCCAATGGCAAGCGCTCCCCAGCGACTTTCCGAAGTGGCGGACCGTGCACTCGTACTTTGCCAAGTGGAGCGAGTGCGACGATGAGGGAGTGAGCCTGCTGGAGCAGGCACTTAAAAAATC TCAGGTTGGCGTGGCCCGCGCCAGACAGGAGCGCAACGCCTGCAGCAGGTTCTTGATCGTGGACGCGCAGAGCGTAAAGAACACCGACACAGCAGGGCAAAAGGGATATGACGCGGGCAAGAAGGTGTCGGGCATCAAGCGGCATATCGCTGTTGATACTCAGGGATTGCCCCATGCAATCGCGGTGACGACGGCGGAGGTGACCGACCGCAAAGGTGCGCTGCAGGCGTTGGAGCGCTGCCAGTCAAACTTGACGCATGTACAAACCTTACTGTGCGACAGCGGTTACACCGGCGTACGGTTTGCCGACGGCGTGCGAGAGATTTTAGGCGAGCAGCTCACGGTGCAGATTGCCAAGCGCAGCGAACTGCACACCTTCAAGGTCATGCCCAAGCGATGGATCGTCGAGCGTAGTTTTGCTTGGCTGGAGAAGAACCGAAGGCTATGGAAGAACTGCGAGCGCAAACTCAACACCAGCCTGCAGTTCATCCATTTGGCCTTCTTGGCACTATTACTCAGAAGATCGTGA
- a CDS encoding alginate export family protein, protein MSFRLKLLLLLCPCTDAWAQSSIDATAAMPARPAIKSNRWQEDWSPLADPALRTQPFDRLKYVPLGDAAYASFGINLRERFESNHTPALGIGRESDSYLLHRLQVHADLRIGAHWQVFTQLEDVRAVDKRRIGPADANRADLRMAFVAYITPLGGGDMKVRVGRQEFAFDLQRFVSLRDGPNVRQSFDAVWMNYETGPWRWIAFVSQPVQYADARSFDDVSNQHLRLDTVRVERHVLGTDELSLYYARYQQDDASFLDAVGDERRDILDVRFAGVQHALDWDLEAMGQRGKVGSSRARAWALGVKAGYTLQDITLTPRFGLQLDTASGDRRPDDGQLETFNPLFPNGSYITLAGYTGYTNLLVIKPMLTIKPTAQLSLTAALGLQWRQSIADAVYVQPDIPLAGTAGTGTHWTGRYLQLRGDWKLSTHLQTAIEAVHYQAGETVHAAGGRDSNYIGCEMKFMW, encoded by the coding sequence ATGTCGTTCCGCCTGAAGTTGCTGTTACTGCTGTGCCCCTGCACCGATGCGTGGGCACAGTCATCCATTGATGCGACTGCCGCAATGCCGGCGCGCCCGGCCATCAAGTCGAACCGCTGGCAGGAGGACTGGTCGCCACTTGCCGATCCCGCTCTGCGTACGCAGCCGTTCGATCGGCTGAAATATGTGCCGCTTGGTGACGCAGCGTATGCGTCGTTCGGCATCAACCTGCGCGAGCGCTTCGAAAGCAACCACACCCCTGCGCTGGGCATCGGCCGCGAGAGTGACAGCTATCTGTTGCATCGCCTGCAAGTGCATGCAGACCTGCGCATTGGTGCGCATTGGCAGGTGTTTACCCAGCTGGAAGATGTACGCGCCGTGGACAAACGCCGCATCGGCCCGGCCGACGCCAACCGCGCCGATCTGCGCATGGCCTTCGTCGCTTACATCACGCCACTGGGTGGGGGTGACATGAAAGTACGCGTGGGCCGGCAGGAGTTTGCATTCGACCTGCAGCGGTTTGTGTCGCTGCGTGATGGCCCCAATGTGCGCCAGTCCTTCGACGCGGTATGGATGAACTACGAGACCGGCCCGTGGCGCTGGATTGCCTTTGTCAGCCAGCCTGTGCAATACGCTGATGCGCGCAGTTTCGACGATGTCTCCAACCAGCATCTGCGCCTGGACACCGTGCGTGTGGAGCGCCACGTCCTGGGCACCGACGAACTGTCGCTGTATTACGCGCGCTACCAGCAGGATGACGCCAGCTTTCTCGATGCCGTCGGCGATGAGCGACGCGATATCCTCGATGTGCGCTTTGCAGGCGTGCAGCACGCACTGGACTGGGACCTGGAGGCAATGGGCCAACGCGGCAAGGTTGGCAGCAGCCGTGCGCGCGCTTGGGCGCTGGGCGTCAAGGCCGGTTACACGCTACAAGACATCACGCTGACGCCACGTTTTGGGCTGCAACTCGATACCGCCTCCGGCGACCGACGTCCCGACGACGGCCAGCTCGAAACCTTCAACCCGCTGTTCCCGAATGGCTCGTACATCACCCTGGCCGGCTACACCGGCTACACCAACCTGCTGGTGATCAAACCGATGCTCACCATCAAGCCCACCGCCCAGCTCAGCCTCACCGCTGCACTGGGTTTGCAATGGCGCCAGAGCATCGCCGATGCGGTATACGTGCAGCCGGACATTCCACTGGCCGGCACAGCAGGCACCGGCACGCACTGGACAGGCCGTTACCTGCAGTTGCGTGGTGATTGGAAGCTGAGCACGCACCTGCAGACCGCCATCGAAGCGGTCCACTACCAGGCCGGCGAGACCGTGCATGCCGCCGGTGGCCGCGACAGCAACTACATTGGCTGCGAAATGAAGTTCATGTGGTAG
- a CDS encoding VOC family protein, producing MRPILTLSLSAALLLSALSPMLAGAAAPVSVGPQYDTTHVYVAPNDVDAFVRSFTATFGGQSTRQVIATVTPTPSSTSSQLVQTPAGTVSLFGFRTPVPHPFGNERTGYLVTDIQQAVSAARAAGAEVLVAPFKDPIGMDAVIAWPGGVAMQLYWHDTAPHYAPLASIPENRVYVSPDRADAFLKAWLQFSHGKVLRDDRHADAALIGRPGDTYRSIAISSGFGALQVLVTDGHLPYPYGHELTGYAVDDLEATLARATASGAKVLVPAVAGSGRHSAMVEFPGGYVAELHADAHS from the coding sequence ATGCGTCCGATTCTCACCCTGAGCCTGTCCGCCGCGCTGCTATTGAGCGCGCTCTCTCCGATGCTTGCTGGTGCCGCCGCGCCGGTGTCGGTCGGCCCGCAGTACGACACCACGCACGTCTACGTTGCACCTAACGATGTGGACGCATTCGTGCGCAGCTTCACCGCCACCTTCGGCGGGCAAAGCACGCGTCAGGTGATCGCGACTGTGACGCCAACCCCGAGTAGCACCAGCTCGCAATTGGTACAGACGCCGGCAGGCACGGTGTCGTTGTTCGGGTTCCGTACGCCGGTGCCGCATCCGTTCGGCAACGAACGCACCGGCTACCTGGTCACCGACATACAGCAAGCAGTGAGCGCTGCGCGGGCGGCCGGTGCGGAAGTGCTGGTGGCGCCGTTCAAGGATCCCATTGGCATGGATGCAGTGATCGCCTGGCCGGGTGGCGTCGCCATGCAACTGTACTGGCACGACACCGCGCCGCACTACGCGCCGCTGGCCAGCATCCCGGAGAACCGCGTGTATGTCTCACCGGATCGCGCCGATGCTTTTTTGAAAGCGTGGCTGCAGTTCTCGCATGGCAAGGTGCTGCGCGATGACCGCCACGCGGATGCAGCACTGATTGGCCGGCCAGGCGACACCTACCGCAGCATCGCAATCAGCTCCGGCTTCGGCGCACTGCAGGTACTGGTGACCGACGGCCACCTGCCCTATCCGTACGGGCACGAGCTCACCGGCTACGCAGTGGACGATCTGGAAGCAACGCTTGCGCGCGCCACCGCCTCTGGTGCCAAGGTGCTGGTGCCTGCCGTGGCGGGGTCGGGCCGGCATTCGGCGATGGTGGAATTTCCCGGTGGCTATGTCGCCGAGCTGCATGCCGATGCGCACTCCTGA
- a CDS encoding XapX domain-containing protein — MKPYLLSLGAGLLVGVIYSLLNVRSPAPPVIALIGLLGILVGEQLPPLVRQLTTRSHSETSWIGHQVKPHMFGHLPKGERAPADMPSAPPLAPPTRDNGHDT, encoded by the coding sequence ATGAAGCCTTATCTGCTTTCACTTGGCGCCGGCCTGCTGGTCGGTGTGATCTATAGCCTGCTCAACGTGCGCTCGCCAGCGCCGCCGGTCATTGCGTTGATCGGGTTGCTCGGCATCCTGGTCGGCGAGCAGTTGCCCCCACTTGTGCGTCAGCTGACGACGCGCAGCCACAGCGAGACCTCGTGGATCGGCCATCAGGTCAAGCCGCATATGTTCGGCCACCTGCCCAAGGGCGAACGTGCACCGGCGGATATGCCTTCTGCGCCGCCATTGGCGCCACCCACGCGTGACAACGGGCACGACACATAA
- a CDS encoding response regulator: protein MPAPIERLMLVVDDDAGLREIAMLLLVDKGYGVVAAADAQEALELIDAHPAIELLFTDLQMPGLLDGYGLIAYLRADGNNLPAILTSGLGSSPKGLPPRTAFLSKPYTCRNLVQNIEAFVSH from the coding sequence ATGCCCGCTCCAATCGAACGGTTGATGCTTGTGGTCGACGATGATGCCGGCTTGCGCGAGATCGCCATGCTGCTGTTGGTAGACAAGGGCTACGGCGTTGTCGCCGCTGCTGATGCGCAAGAAGCACTCGAGCTGATCGATGCGCACCCCGCAATCGAGCTCCTGTTCACCGACCTTCAGATGCCGGGTCTCCTGGATGGGTATGGGCTCATTGCCTACCTACGGGCCGACGGCAATAACCTGCCGGCTATATTGACCTCGGGCCTGGGATCCTCACCCAAGGGTTTGCCGCCGCGCACGGCCTTCCTGAGCAAACCCTACACCTGCCGCAATCTCGTGCAGAACATCGAGGCGTTTGTCAGTCACTGA
- a CDS encoding two-component system sensor histidine kinase NtrB: protein MQDFPDHRYRQMVELSLDSIKEISLDGRVVFVNSHGLARVAARNADAVIGKQWASLWPEEFRPRIEEALAAAARGESQRFEAECTTDDGHRHFWLVSTNPLRAADGHVEAVLAVNRDITERRQSQQALRTLNDSLRTQPELLGPQSELADAIDQELQSYRNASAPEIEGELDIARAAQRLAEAVAERAQEGEAVGQLLAGVVHDLNNVLQTAGAAIEMVQTRASVIGQDKQLLGMAQSALQKGSIMAQRLLGFARHHPYAPECIDLGDLAERLMPLLQQAAGSTVAVELHQEASLRFVLADAHSLERALLNLVINARDACAESGHIRITLGNQTTSDATDADDRAAGEYVTLAVQDNGKGIAPDVRDRLFDAYFTTKPVGKGTGLGLAQVDGAVRQAGGFIDVESEPGHGACFILGFPAADTQCRPGDTASAPGQQTD, encoded by the coding sequence ATGCAAGACTTTCCTGACCATCGTTATCGGCAAATGGTCGAGCTATCGCTGGATTCCATCAAGGAAATTTCGCTCGATGGCCGCGTGGTATTCGTCAACTCGCACGGCTTGGCCAGGGTCGCGGCGCGCAATGCGGACGCCGTCATCGGCAAACAGTGGGCATCGCTGTGGCCGGAAGAATTCAGGCCCAGGATCGAAGAGGCGCTCGCTGCGGCGGCGCGTGGCGAATCGCAGCGGTTTGAAGCCGAATGCACTACCGACGATGGCCACCGGCACTTCTGGCTGGTGTCGACAAACCCGCTGCGTGCTGCCGACGGCCATGTCGAGGCGGTGCTGGCGGTCAATCGCGATATCACCGAACGGCGCCAATCGCAGCAGGCGCTGCGCACGCTCAATGACAGCTTGCGCACCCAGCCCGAGCTGCTGGGCCCGCAAAGCGAGCTTGCAGACGCGATTGACCAGGAGCTGCAAAGCTATAGAAATGCCTCGGCGCCGGAGATCGAAGGCGAGCTCGATATCGCACGCGCTGCGCAGCGTCTGGCCGAAGCGGTCGCCGAGCGTGCGCAGGAAGGAGAGGCCGTCGGCCAGCTCCTGGCCGGCGTCGTGCACGACCTGAACAACGTGCTGCAAACGGCCGGCGCGGCCATCGAGATGGTGCAGACGCGCGCCTCGGTCATCGGCCAGGACAAACAGCTTCTGGGGATGGCACAGAGCGCACTGCAGAAAGGCTCGATCATGGCGCAGCGCTTGTTGGGGTTTGCGCGCCACCATCCTTATGCCCCCGAGTGCATAGACCTGGGCGACCTGGCGGAGCGCCTGATGCCGCTACTGCAACAGGCGGCGGGAAGTACCGTTGCGGTCGAATTACATCAAGAAGCGTCACTGCGGTTCGTCCTGGCCGATGCGCACTCGTTGGAGCGCGCGCTCTTGAACCTGGTGATCAACGCACGCGATGCCTGCGCGGAAAGCGGCCACATTCGCATCACCTTGGGCAACCAGACGACGAGCGATGCCACCGATGCCGACGATCGTGCGGCAGGTGAATACGTCACGCTTGCCGTGCAGGACAATGGCAAAGGCATTGCACCTGACGTGCGTGACCGGCTGTTCGATGCGTACTTCACCACCAAGCCGGTAGGCAAGGGCACCGGCCTGGGGTTGGCCCAGGTTGACGGTGCGGTTCGGCAAGCCGGTGGATTCATCGATGTCGAATCCGAGCCGGGCCATGGCGCCTGTTTCATCCTGGGCTTTCCCGCGGCGGATACGCAGTGCCGCCCTGGCGATACTGCCAGCGCGCCGGGCCAACAAACCGACTAG